The Chitinophagales bacterium genome has a window encoding:
- the trxB gene encoding thioredoxin-disulfide reductase, translated as MSETEKVHCLIIGSGPAGYTAAIYAARAGMNPVLYQGLQPGGQLTITTDVENYPGYPEGIMGPQMMIDFENQAKRMGADIRWGYATKVDMSQRPFKVEIDEEKWLEADALIIATGASAKWLNIESEQRLNGHGVSACAVCDGFFFKGQEVAIVGAGDTAAEEALYLSKLCSTVHMIVRRDEMRASKVMQDRVMNTANIKVYWNSETKEVLGDNKVNGVTIINNQTNEETTIPIGAFFVAIGHKPNSDLFKGVIDMDEAGYIKTIPGTSKTNVEGVFACGDVQDKIYRQAVTAAGSGCMAALDAERYLGALEHAAAEQAKA; from the coding sequence ATGTCAGAAACAGAAAAAGTACATTGCCTGATCATTGGATCAGGTCCTGCAGGATATACTGCAGCTATTTATGCCGCCCGTGCCGGTATGAACCCGGTTTTGTACCAGGGACTACAACCAGGCGGTCAACTGACCATCACAACAGATGTAGAGAACTACCCGGGCTATCCTGAAGGTATCATGGGCCCGCAGATGATGATAGACTTTGAGAACCAGGCCAAGCGCATGGGAGCAGATATACGTTGGGGCTATGCTACCAAAGTAGATATGTCTCAACGCCCTTTCAAAGTTGAAATAGATGAAGAAAAATGGCTTGAGGCAGATGCACTTATCATTGCGACTGGAGCGTCGGCCAAGTGGTTGAATATAGAATCAGAACAACGACTGAACGGGCATGGTGTTTCGGCATGCGCTGTTTGCGATGGTTTCTTCTTCAAAGGACAGGAAGTAGCGATAGTAGGAGCCGGAGATACTGCTGCTGAAGAAGCATTGTACTTGTCTAAACTTTGCAGCACCGTACACATGATAGTTCGCCGTGACGAGATGCGTGCCAGCAAAGTAATGCAGGACAGGGTGATGAATACAGCCAACATTAAAGTATACTGGAACTCAGAAACGAAGGAAGTATTGGGTGATAATAAGGTGAATGGTGTAACCATCATCAACAATCAAACTAACGAAGAGACAACTATACCGATAGGAGCATTCTTTGTGGCAATCGGTCATAAGCCAAATTCTGATCTTTTCAAAGGAGTGATAGATATGGACGAAGCAGGCTACATCAAGACCATACCCGGCACATCTAAAACCAATGTTGAGGGAGTATTTGCTTGTGGCGATGTACAGGATAAAATATACCGCCAGGCTGTAACTGCAGCAGGTAGTGGATGTATGGCTGCGCTGGATGCGGAAAGGTATCTTGGCGCACTGGAACATGCTGCAGCTGAGCAGGCAAAAGCTTAA
- a CDS encoding Crp/Fnr family transcriptional regulator, whose amino-acid sequence MTDLQQYIQTFFDVQNEALETIASRFRYNPVKKGDYLLKQGRQCNQLSFIQSGLVRIYTNIGDKEITQWISTTGYFVTDLASFVFNTSARWNILALTDCDLYTIDKEAYDSLGNILPEWHKLEKLFIAKCFIILEERVNSHLFMTAEERYQKLFELQPDLFNNVPLQYLASMLGMTPETMSRLRKKQLG is encoded by the coding sequence ATGACTGACCTGCAACAATACATACAAACCTTTTTCGATGTACAAAATGAGGCACTCGAAACAATTGCCTCACGTTTCAGGTACAATCCTGTTAAGAAGGGAGATTATTTATTGAAACAGGGCAGGCAATGCAACCAACTGTCATTTATCCAGTCGGGACTTGTACGTATATACACTAACATCGGCGACAAAGAAATAACCCAATGGATATCAACAACCGGCTATTTTGTAACAGACCTTGCGAGCTTTGTATTTAATACCTCAGCCCGATGGAATATACTAGCACTAACCGATTGCGATCTATATACAATAGATAAGGAGGCTTATGACAGCCTTGGCAATATACTCCCGGAATGGCACAAACTCGAGAAACTCTTTATAGCCAAATGCTTTATCATATTAGAAGAGCGTGTGAACAGCCACTTGTTCATGACAGCTGAAGAACGGTATCAGAAGCTGTTTGAGCTGCAGCCTGACTTGTTTAACAATGTACCGCTGCAATACCTGGCATCAATGCTGGGCATGACACCGGAAACCATGAGCAGATTACGTAAAAAACAATTGGGATGA
- a CDS encoding transcriptional regulator produces the protein MKVEQAKQEFIQSWGVLGTQWGINRTMAQIHALLLVSAEPLCADDVMEQLQISRGNTNTNIRELIDWQLVYKVLKQGERKEFFIAEKDIWKVAMRIIKERKKKEFDPLLETVSQLQDIDGGKNSKEGKAFLETMQSIESFAQKGDTALNGLIAANEGWFTGTLLKLFK, from the coding sequence ATGAAAGTTGAACAAGCCAAACAAGAGTTTATTCAAAGTTGGGGTGTATTAGGTACACAATGGGGTATTAACAGGACAATGGCACAAATACACGCATTGTTGCTTGTTTCTGCTGAACCGTTGTGTGCAGATGATGTTATGGAACAGTTGCAGATCAGCCGGGGCAACACCAATACCAATATTCGTGAGTTGATAGATTGGCAATTAGTATATAAAGTACTAAAACAGGGTGAGCGAAAAGAGTTTTTTATTGCAGAGAAAGATATCTGGAAGGTTGCGATGCGTATCATTAAAGAGCGTAAGAAAAAAGAGTTCGACCCATTACTGGAAACTGTCTCGCAATTGCAGGATATAGACGGTGGGAAAAATAGTAAGGAAGGTAAGGCATTCCTGGAAACTATGCAGTCTATAGAGAGTTTTGCGCAAAAGGGTGATACAGCTTTAAATGGTCTTATTGCAGCCAATGAGGGTTGGTTTACCGGTACTTTGCTGAAATTATTTAAATAA
- a CDS encoding DUF4260 domain-containing protein, with translation MKKIIEIEELALTIAAIYLIYTLHIGLSWWVYVLLFFSPDIGMIGYLLNNKSGAVIYNLFHHRAAAIIVAGIGYYLLNDYLILAGLIMLAHASFDRIFGFGLKYYTGFKHTHLGVMK, from the coding sequence ATGAAAAAAATCATAGAGATAGAAGAACTGGCATTAACTATTGCGGCCATTTACCTTATCTACACATTGCACATCGGGTTAAGTTGGTGGGTATATGTTTTGCTGTTCTTCAGCCCTGATATTGGTATGATTGGTTACCTGCTGAACAACAAGTCCGGTGCTGTCATATACAACCTGTTTCATCACAGGGCAGCAGCTATCATTGTTGCAGGTATCGGGTACTACTTGTTGAATGATTATTTAATACTGGCAGGATTGATAATGCTAGCACACGCCAGCTTTGACAGGATCTTCGGTTTCGGTTTAAAATATTATACTGGTTTCAAGCATACACACCTGGGTGTAATGAAATAA
- a CDS encoding PA0069 family radical SAM protein → MINQQANHRFDKGRGAQYNPKNKFLVNEYVQEHPEAIDDWEAEKRETEYIYDDSRTLVNKVTSPDVGMMYSANPYQGCEHGCIYCYARNSHEYWGYSAGVDFESRIVVKKNAPALLKKFFENKNWVPAPISLSGNTDCYQPIERKMRITRKLLEICLEYRNPVGILTKNALVLRDLDILQELNKYDLVSVFSSITSLDENLRRAMEPRTASYRSRLNVVETLSKAGIPTGIMNAPIIPGLNDNHMHDVLKAASEAGAKRAGYTVVRLNGAIGGIFKDWLYKAFPDRAEKVWHLISECHEGHVNDSRWGNRIVGDGKFAELIKTQFTLYCNKFGLNQQAWVPNTNAFRRIRNNQLPLF, encoded by the coding sequence ATGATCAACCAGCAAGCCAACCACCGATTTGACAAAGGCAGGGGCGCCCAGTATAACCCCAAAAACAAGTTCCTGGTAAATGAATACGTGCAGGAGCACCCGGAAGCCATAGACGACTGGGAAGCCGAAAAAAGGGAGACGGAATACATTTATGATGACAGCCGTACACTGGTAAACAAAGTAACCAGTCCCGATGTAGGTATGATGTACTCGGCCAATCCCTACCAGGGCTGCGAGCACGGGTGTATCTATTGTTATGCGCGCAACTCGCACGAGTATTGGGGCTACAGCGCAGGTGTAGATTTTGAAAGCCGCATTGTAGTCAAGAAGAATGCACCCGCCTTGCTAAAGAAGTTTTTCGAGAATAAGAACTGGGTACCGGCCCCTATATCACTATCAGGTAATACCGATTGCTACCAGCCTATAGAACGGAAAATGCGCATCACCCGCAAGCTGCTGGAGATATGCCTGGAGTACCGCAACCCCGTGGGCATCCTTACTAAGAACGCATTGGTATTAAGAGACCTGGATATATTGCAGGAGCTGAATAAATACGACCTGGTAAGTGTGTTCTCATCCATCACCTCGCTGGACGAGAACCTGCGCCGTGCCATGGAGCCACGCACTGCTTCTTACCGCTCAAGGCTGAATGTGGTGGAGACTTTATCTAAAGCAGGTATACCTACGGGCATCATGAACGCACCCATCATTCCCGGGCTGAATGATAACCATATGCATGATGTGTTGAAGGCGGCATCAGAAGCAGGAGCCAAAAGGGCGGGGTATACGGTAGTAAGGCTCAACGGGGCTATTGGCGGAATATTTAAAGACTGGTTGTACAAAGCCTTTCCTGACAGGGCAGAGAAAGTATGGCACCTCATCAGCGAATGTCACGAAGGGCATGTGAACGACAGCCGCTGGGGCAACCGTATTGTAGGCGATGGTAAGTTTGCTGAGCTGATAAAAACACAGTTTACCCTATACTGCAATAAGTTCGGGCTGAATCAGCAAGCATGGGTGCCTAACACCAATGCATTCAGAAGAATAAGGAATAACCAGTTGCCGTTGTTTTAG
- a CDS encoding DNA polymerase IV, whose translation MEQELRAKDRFSQNSLTVNARSVMMYLDMNSFFASCEQQDNPALRNRPIGVITHPSANACVIAPSVEAKKFGVKTGMRLGECRELCPQIIPVLCRPQRYRDFHVRIMKVLCSYCDDVLPKSIDEAVMNFTSYRKVYSDFTALARQIKADIYRTCGEYVKCSIGIAPNAFLAKLATELQKPDGLVEITPDNIDEHLSKLKLTDLPGIAKANERRLLTIGIRSPLQMRHSSEPLLRKAFGGVVGNYWYKRLHFMEVDMYKNNYRGMSAGRTLSRQQREDPQALESMLISLCTRLEQRMVKQEVFCGEVCFAIKYHDGTRWDTKIKLANPTQDAMDMRKYILQKIHAFEDERKGAKLFSNKTQHMLVSISAFVTQKLMQYSLFENTIRKDEARRAMYRIKDDYGKNSVRRAAEIIQHDVMRDAIGFGSVKDLYDGNNFNHYLLEEDTIGAKEKRTPRKELISDDTPDWEMNQDPDEREAYLVRKQEQENNPDKRVVKKPEYKKVTYYDAWGG comes from the coding sequence ATGGAACAGGAACTGAGAGCCAAAGATCGTTTTTCGCAAAACTCACTAACGGTAAATGCCCGTTCGGTGATGATGTACCTGGACATGAACAGCTTTTTTGCCAGTTGCGAGCAACAGGACAACCCCGCACTGCGCAACCGTCCCATAGGCGTTATCACCCACCCCAGCGCCAATGCCTGCGTTATAGCCCCATCTGTCGAAGCCAAGAAATTCGGGGTAAAAACAGGTATGCGGCTGGGCGAATGCCGAGAATTATGCCCGCAGATAATACCCGTATTGTGCCGCCCGCAGCGCTATCGCGACTTTCACGTGCGCATTATGAAAGTGCTGTGCAGCTATTGCGACGACGTGCTGCCCAAAAGTATTGACGAGGCGGTGATGAACTTTACCAGCTACCGAAAGGTGTACAGCGACTTTACCGCACTGGCACGGCAGATAAAAGCCGACATATACCGCACCTGTGGCGAGTATGTGAAGTGCAGCATAGGCATAGCCCCCAACGCCTTTTTGGCCAAGCTGGCTACCGAGCTGCAAAAACCCGACGGACTGGTAGAAATAACACCGGACAACATAGATGAACATTTGTCTAAACTAAAGCTGACAGACCTGCCCGGCATAGCCAAAGCCAACGAGCGCCGACTGCTGACCATAGGCATACGCAGCCCCCTGCAAATGAGGCACAGCAGCGAGCCCCTTTTGCGCAAAGCTTTTGGCGGCGTGGTAGGCAACTACTGGTACAAGCGCCTGCACTTTATGGAGGTGGATATGTATAAGAACAACTACCGCGGCATGAGCGCCGGCAGAACACTAAGCCGACAACAACGCGAAGACCCGCAGGCGCTGGAGAGCATGCTTATATCGCTATGCACAAGGCTGGAACAGCGCATGGTGAAACAGGAGGTGTTTTGCGGGGAGGTGTGCTTTGCCATAAAATACCACGACGGCACCCGCTGGGACACGAAAATAAAACTGGCCAACCCCACGCAGGACGCTATGGACATGCGCAAATACATACTGCAGAAGATACACGCCTTTGAGGATGAGCGTAAAGGCGCTAAGCTGTTCAGCAACAAAACGCAGCATATGCTGGTATCTATATCGGCCTTTGTAACGCAGAAGCTGATGCAGTACAGCCTGTTTGAGAACACCATACGCAAAGACGAGGCTCGCCGCGCCATGTACCGCATAAAAGACGACTATGGCAAGAACAGCGTGCGCCGTGCGGCAGAGATCATACAGCACGATGTGATGAGAGACGCTATAGGCTTTGGCTCCGTAAAAGACCTGTACGATGGCAACAACTTTAACCATTACCTGCTGGAAGAAGACACCATAGGCGCCAAAGAAAAACGCACACCACGTAAAGAACTAATATCCGACGACACACCGGACTGGGAAATGAACCAGGATCCCGACGAACGGGAAGCCTACCTGGTACGCAAACAGGAGCAGGAAAACAACCCCGACAAACGCGTGGTAAAGAAACCCGAATACAAAAAGGTAACTTATTATGACGCTTGGGGAGGTTAA
- a CDS encoding DUF523 domain-containing protein yields MTDIDYLKNLRTPTAEEPLRVLLSACLTGILCGYDGTANGKYPSALKLLNYDTIKIHTFCPEDFSFGTPRAMCDIHGGTGMDVLEGSARVLTEHGDDWTEGMIKASERMLQIAREQDIELAVLMDISAACGSQVIYDGNRFTEEKKYQIGAGVCAAQLMRNGFKVISQRDYASLEQLYSKIDPAHIINPDAIDHHQIEWYRTYFGMN; encoded by the coding sequence ATGACAGACATCGACTACCTGAAGAATTTACGCACGCCTACAGCCGAAGAACCGCTGAGGGTATTACTGAGTGCCTGCCTTACGGGCATTCTCTGTGGTTACGACGGCACTGCCAATGGCAAGTATCCCTCTGCCCTGAAACTGCTGAACTACGATACCATCAAGATACACACCTTCTGCCCCGAAGACTTTTCGTTTGGTACGCCAAGGGCTATGTGCGATATACATGGCGGCACGGGTATGGATGTGCTGGAAGGCAGCGCGCGCGTGCTCACCGAGCATGGCGACGACTGGACGGAAGGTATGATAAAAGCCTCTGAACGCATGTTGCAGATAGCCCGTGAGCAGGATATAGAACTAGCTGTACTGATGGACATCAGTGCCGCCTGCGGCAGCCAGGTGATATACGATGGCAACCGTTTTACCGAAGAAAAGAAATATCAAATAGGTGCAGGCGTTTGTGCGGCACAATTGATGCGCAACGGCTTCAAAGTCATTAGCCAGCGCGACTATGCCAGCCTTGAGCAATTGTATAGCAAAATAGACCCTGCGCACATCATCAACCCTGATGCCATAGACCACCACCAGATAGAATGGTACCGCACCTACTTTGGGATGAACTAA
- a CDS encoding DsbA family oxidoreductase: MRVDIWSDVMCPFCYIGKRHFEAAMEKFGNKEDIEVVWHSFQLDPDTRPQPGKDVYTYLAERKGITKEQSMQMHERVVKMAAEAGLQYNFDKAVIANSFDAHRALQYAKEHGKGDAMEEQLFRGYFTEGKDISDHRVLEDMCAAIGLEDAKNILDSDRYTDAVESDVDAAAQLRISGVPFFVLNNKYGISGAQPVNTFSQALNQAWSEYAQEHPGLEIMGNDADTCEPGKDCN, from the coding sequence ATGAGAGTAGATATCTGGTCGGACGTGATGTGTCCCTTTTGTTATATAGGCAAGCGCCATTTTGAGGCGGCGATGGAAAAATTTGGCAACAAAGAAGATATTGAGGTGGTATGGCACAGTTTTCAGCTGGACCCGGACACACGCCCCCAACCCGGCAAAGATGTGTACACCTACCTGGCCGAACGCAAAGGCATCACAAAAGAGCAAAGCATGCAGATGCATGAGCGTGTAGTGAAAATGGCAGCTGAAGCAGGACTTCAATACAATTTCGATAAAGCTGTAATAGCCAACTCATTCGATGCGCACCGTGCATTGCAATACGCCAAAGAGCATGGCAAAGGCGACGCTATGGAAGAGCAACTCTTCAGGGGATATTTCACCGAAGGCAAAGACATATCAGACCACCGGGTGCTGGAAGATATGTGTGCGGCTATCGGGCTGGAAGACGCAAAAAACATCCTGGACAGCGACCGTTATACTGATGCCGTGGAATCTGATGTTGATGCGGCAGCACAATTGCGCATCAGTGGTGTTCCCTTCTTTGTACTGAACAACAAGTATGGTATAAGCGGCGCGCAACCGGTGAATACTTTCTCACAAGCACTGAACCAGGCATGGAGTGAATATGCACAGGAACACCCCGGCCTGGAAATAATGGGTAATGACGCTGATACCTGCGAGCCGGGTAAAGACTGTAATTAG
- a CDS encoding PAS domain-containing sensor histidine kinase translates to MLTPGANRSEELNALFNNAAIGILTVDQQGVIMLANDFATKQFGYRLDELIGNKIEILIPQRFHQQHVHHRDGFINKKTHSRPMGVGMNLSGIRKDGSEFPVEVSISSYETAKGKFAIAFINDITVRKESEDALIELNSKLEQKVKERTSSLSEALEKEKELNELKSRFVSMASHEFRTPLSTILSSAYLIAQYIKTEDQSKRDKHIARIVSSVNMLNDILNDFLSVGRIEEGKIQVRIAEVNFKEVITAVVNEMQTILKPGQEILYTHSGDEVAWLEPSLLRHIMMNLISNAIKFSPENSHITIQTMQENGKLALTVQDSGLGISEEDQTHLFDRFFRGSNVSNIQGTGLGLHIVSKYVELMNGTIVCNSELNKGTTFIINLDLNKNNNENNTAD, encoded by the coding sequence ATGCTTACTCCCGGTGCTAACAGAAGCGAAGAGCTGAATGCTCTGTTTAATAATGCCGCTATTGGCATACTTACTGTCGACCAGCAAGGTGTTATCATGCTGGCCAACGATTTTGCTACCAAACAGTTCGGCTACAGACTGGACGAGCTCATCGGCAATAAGATAGAAATACTCATCCCGCAAAGGTTTCATCAACAACATGTACACCACAGGGATGGATTCATTAATAAGAAAACACATAGCCGCCCCATGGGGGTTGGTATGAATCTGAGCGGCATCAGGAAAGATGGCAGCGAATTTCCGGTAGAGGTAAGCATCAGCAGCTATGAAACGGCCAAAGGAAAGTTTGCCATCGCTTTCATCAACGATATTACAGTACGTAAAGAGTCGGAAGATGCTCTGATTGAGCTGAACTCAAAGCTTGAGCAGAAGGTCAAAGAGCGTACCAGTTCACTATCAGAAGCACTGGAAAAGGAAAAGGAACTAAACGAACTGAAATCCCGTTTCGTGTCTATGGCTTCTCATGAGTTTCGTACCCCGCTCAGCACCATATTGTCATCGGCCTACCTGATAGCACAGTATATAAAGACCGAGGACCAGAGCAAAAGGGACAAACACATAGCTCGTATCGTATCATCTGTAAACATGCTCAATGATATACTGAACGACTTTTTGTCGGTTGGCCGTATAGAAGAAGGCAAGATACAAGTACGTATTGCAGAGGTAAATTTCAAAGAGGTAATTACGGCTGTTGTCAACGAGATGCAGACCATACTAAAGCCCGGGCAGGAAATTCTGTATACCCATAGCGGTGATGAAGTGGCATGGCTGGAACCGTCTCTGCTCCGCCATATAATGATGAACCTGATATCTAACGCAATAAAATTCTCGCCGGAAAATTCACACATTACTATCCAAACAATGCAGGAAAACGGCAAACTGGCGCTTACCGTACAAGACAGCGGATTAGGTATATCCGAAGAAGATCAGACCCACCTGTTCGACAGATTTTTCAGAGGTAGCAACGTCTCTAATATCCAGGGCACCGGGTTGGGCCTGCATATTGTGTCCAAATACGTAGAATTAATGAACGGCACCATAGTTTGCAACAGCGAACTGAATAAAGGAACCACTTTTATTATTAATTTAGACCTGAATAAGAACAATAATGAAAACAATACTGCTGATTGA
- a CDS encoding response regulator, which translates to MKTILLIEDNTDIRENLAEILELANYKVLTAPDGQAGVTLAVQNIPDIIVCDIMMPILDGYGVIHMLQKNKDTVNIPFIFLTAKAERAEMRKGMELGADDYITKPFNSTELLNAVESRLKKAEILKANIPANIDGINTLISTTTGKELLNELTENRNTNTYKKKEVIYQEDTRPHRLYYILEGKVKTYKTNDDGKELVMNVYSAGSFFGYNALLENSLYKESAEAMESTELALIPKEDFESLVNNNRHVMMKFIQLLANNVTEKEQQLLKLAYNSLRKRVADTILELYKKYKPEDTAKQFALDISRENLANMVGTAKESVIRTLSDFKDEKLIDIVKGDIVILNEEKLQRLLN; encoded by the coding sequence ATGAAAACAATACTGCTGATTGAAGACAACACGGACATCCGTGAGAACCTGGCAGAAATACTGGAACTGGCTAATTACAAAGTACTTACAGCCCCCGACGGGCAAGCCGGAGTAACATTAGCCGTACAAAACATACCGGATATCATTGTCTGCGATATTATGATGCCTATACTTGATGGTTATGGCGTGATACATATGCTGCAAAAGAATAAGGACACTGTAAATATACCATTCATCTTCCTGACCGCTAAAGCCGAACGTGCAGAGATGCGCAAAGGTATGGAGCTGGGTGCAGACGATTATATCACCAAACCTTTTAACAGTACAGAACTGCTGAATGCCGTAGAAAGCAGACTAAAAAAAGCAGAAATACTGAAAGCCAATATTCCTGCCAATATCGACGGGATCAATACACTCATCAGTACCACCACAGGTAAAGAACTACTGAATGAGCTGACAGAGAACCGAAACACGAATACTTACAAAAAGAAAGAAGTAATATACCAGGAAGACACCCGCCCGCACCGCTTGTATTATATACTTGAAGGCAAAGTAAAGACTTACAAGACCAACGACGACGGTAAAGAACTGGTCATGAATGTGTATAGTGCCGGTAGTTTCTTTGGATATAACGCCCTGCTTGAGAACTCACTGTACAAAGAATCGGCCGAAGCAATGGAAAGTACAGAACTGGCTCTGATACCCAAAGAAGATTTTGAAAGCCTGGTGAATAACAACAGGCATGTGATGATGAAGTTTATACAACTACTGGCAAACAATGTTACAGAAAAAGAACAGCAACTACTTAAGCTGGCCTACAACTCGCTGCGCAAACGTGTGGCTGATACAATACTTGAGTTGTACAAAAAGTACAAACCTGAAGACACTGCGAAACAGTTTGCTTTAGACATCAGCCGCGAGAATCTGGCCAATATGGTAGGTACAGCAAAAGAGTCTGTAATACGTACCCTGAGTGATTTCAAAGATGAGAAACTCATTGACATCGTAAAGGGCGATATTGTCATTCTGAACGAAGAAAAGCTGCAAAGGCTACTTAACTAA
- a CDS encoding 3-hydroxyacyl-ACP dehydratase: MLMNDFYRIEYIQREPNSLSCRIVFNDQHDIFKGHFPGQPVVPGVCMMQMVKELLEAQTDQNLWLRNAGQVKFLQLITPDIQPMINISWQQDDNGYNVSANFSNDAAYLFKLTGNFESHI; encoded by the coding sequence ATGTTAATGAATGATTTTTACAGGATAGAATACATACAGCGGGAGCCGAACAGTCTTTCCTGCAGAATTGTATTCAATGATCAGCATGACATATTTAAAGGCCATTTTCCCGGCCAGCCTGTAGTACCCGGGGTGTGCATGATGCAAATGGTGAAGGAGTTGTTGGAGGCACAGACGGACCAGAACCTATGGTTGAGAAATGCCGGACAGGTAAAATTTCTGCAACTGATAACACCTGATATTCAGCCTATGATAAATATTAGCTGGCAGCAAGACGATAACGGTTACAACGTTAGTGCCAATTTCAGCAATGACGCCGCATACCTGTTCAAGCTCACAGGTAATTTTGAAAGCCATATATAA
- a CDS encoding outer membrane lipoprotein carrier protein LolA, with protein sequence MRNIAGIILLFSALTTAAQPAGFKKLDDVQSFNRSLSTSNKQLQDISSDFKQVKNMSLLAEKIQSKGKFYFKKDDKVRIEYTEPYNYLMVVNGTRMLVRDEQKTNKINTANSKMMQSVNRVMVDCMSGTVMSNPDFKVTVFESGKQYLLSMKPISTDMKTMFDKIDVYMNKAGLDVAKLVLTESGGDYTSMDFYNTKHNSSVNEALFKVK encoded by the coding sequence ATGCGTAATATCGCAGGTATTATTTTATTGTTTAGTGCATTGACTACTGCAGCACAGCCTGCCGGATTCAAAAAGTTAGACGATGTACAGTCTTTTAATCGCTCACTATCCACTTCAAATAAACAGTTACAGGATATATCCAGCGATTTTAAGCAGGTTAAAAATATGTCATTACTGGCTGAAAAGATACAATCTAAGGGCAAGTTCTATTTTAAAAAAGACGATAAAGTTCGTATTGAATACACGGAGCCTTATAACTATTTGATGGTAGTGAATGGTACGCGTATGTTGGTGAGAGACGAACAAAAGACCAACAAGATAAATACAGCCAACAGCAAAATGATGCAGTCTGTAAATAGAGTGATGGTTGATTGTATGAGTGGTACTGTGATGTCAAATCCGGATTTTAAGGTCACAGTTTTTGAAAGCGGCAAACAATACCTGTTATCAATGAAACCTATATCAACCGATATGAAGACGATGTTCGATAAGATAGACGTGTATATGAATAAAGCAGGGCTGGACGTTGCAAAACTGGTTTTGACCGAGAGCGGCGGGGATTATACGAGCATGGATTTCTACAACACTAAGCACAACTCGTCTGTAAATGAAGCGTTATTTAAGGTTAAGTAG
- a CDS encoding polysaccharide deacetylase family protein: MRPYQYISILFLLFLSSGVCLYVIGLIGLGWIIGFCAVYLVLLYFAVTQIRWNYYIKSYNRGSHEKYIALTFDDGPNSQTAAILDILKEEHVPAAFFCIGKHVEANQLLAHRMNDEGHLLGNHSYYHTHSFDWMSSRKMQAEIEQCNNIIKQITGKQPAMIRPPYGITNPNLARAVKRLGMYSIGWSLRSFDTMFKDKNKLKARIINKLKGGDIVLLHDSMQVTREILTDLIREAREKGFTFVRIDKLLEVQAYA, encoded by the coding sequence TTGCGACCATACCAATACATATCAATTCTCTTCCTGTTGTTTTTGTCATCAGGCGTTTGCCTGTATGTAATAGGTCTTATTGGATTAGGGTGGATAATAGGTTTTTGTGCTGTTTACCTGGTGCTGTTGTATTTCGCAGTTACCCAAATACGATGGAATTATTATATTAAGTCTTATAACAGGGGCAGTCACGAAAAATATATCGCACTTACATTTGATGACGGCCCCAATAGCCAGACGGCTGCAATTTTAGATATACTGAAAGAGGAACATGTACCAGCTGCATTTTTTTGCATTGGTAAGCATGTAGAGGCCAATCAACTATTGGCACATCGTATGAATGACGAAGGGCACCTTTTGGGTAATCATAGTTACTATCATACTCATAGTTTCGACTGGATGAGCTCAAGGAAAATGCAGGCAGAAATAGAACAATGTAACAATATTATTAAGCAGATAACAGGTAAGCAACCCGCTATGATCAGGCCACCATATGGTATTACGAATCCCAACCTGGCAAGAGCAGTAAAACGTTTAGGTATGTATTCAATAGGCTGGAGTCTGCGGTCGTTTGATACAATGTTTAAGGACAAAAACAAGCTTAAGGCACGGATAATTAACAAATTAAAAGGCGGAGATATAGTATTACTGCATGATTCTATGCAAGTAACACGTGAAATTTTAACTGATTTAATACGTGAGGCCCGAGAAAAGGGTTTTACCTTTGTGCGTATTGACAAATTACTCGAGGTTCAGGCATATGCGTAA